The proteins below come from a single Cannabis sativa cultivar Pink pepper isolate KNU-18-1 chromosome 3, ASM2916894v1, whole genome shotgun sequence genomic window:
- the LOC133035528 gene encoding uncharacterized protein LOC133035528: MGDEQSQSQSLGDELWDSWNLRACLIISLSLQFFLLFAASLRKICKSNFIHLFIWLAYTLSNWIAAYGLGQTVRKPTRNLLDPNKSGDLYMFWAQFLLLHLAGPDSITTFSTGDSGVCLKSLTGLISQVLATIYSFILVAISRKDKLWFPTILVFGVGLIKSWERVIALLNAGFDQFGETLLPKPDPGCDYEEAVSTYSATRGVQVEMEPEKKIASHYNNEQEILLGCDEKIDELKVLKSAHYFFEKFKILFTGSFLSYQTRETSRDYFLRCRNSTVAFRLIEYELSFLHDLMHTKMSVLQNMFGYILRIVCFSSVSVASVLFLLTDKRGYTGFDVGLTEALLLGTILFDVISIIMLLFSEWGILRISLVRYLTPSCIWRRKRWSRSVFQYNMLNYSSSNWFTQLVYKVSRFLLTLTGSVEKMRAMMSSSLVTVTKEKEDFIFNKLKMLSSKVKDLKVAKEACSQRGLLALLQHSRSYSKLEWSIREFQYLESLLLWHLATELCYHNLSEEEQKRNEYVGISQLLSNYMFYQLVVQPTLLSQEMGNFCIVLQDTQAETRKFFKKHSISNHKEACEKLRLVKTPYRAAVVKGTKSKSLLFDACILSKELRNLEEQQWELMAQVWVELMSYAAINCSPATHAQQPSKGGELLSFTWLLMYHLGLGTQFSDQVPHG, translated from the coding sequence ATGGGAGATGAACAATCACAATCACAAAGCTTGGGAGATGAGCTATGGGATTCATGGAATCTTCGGGCTTGTCTTATAATAAGCCTCTCCCTACAATTCTTTCTGTTGTTTGCAGCTTCATTGAGGAAAATATGCAAATCCAACTTCATACACTTGTTCATATGGCTTGCCTACACCCTATCAAATTGGATTGCTGCTTATGGTCTTGGTCAAACTGTCAGAAAGCCAACTAGAAATCTCCTTGATCCAAACAAAAGTGGAGACCTTTACATGTTTTGGGCACAGTTTCTTTTGTTGCATCTTGCTGGTCCTGATAGTATTACAACTTTTTCAACTGGGGATAGTGGAGTCTGCTTAAAGTCACTCACTGGACTCATTTCTCAAGTTTTGGCAACTATTTATAGCTTCATTCTCGTTGCAATTTCTAGAAAGGATAAGCTATGGTTCCCAACAATCCTAGTGTTTGGGGTTGGACTTATCAAGTCATGGGAGAGGGTTATAGCTCTGCTCAATGCAGGGTTTGATCAATTTGGAGAAACTCTTTTACCAAAACCAGATCCAGGTTGTGACTATGAAGAGGCTGTCTCAACTTACTCAGCAACAAGGGGTGTACAAGTTGAAATGGAACCAGAAAAAAAGATAGCCTCACATTATAACAATGAGCAAGAAATTTTGCTAGGCTGTGATGAGAAAATAGATGAGTTGAAAGTACTAAAATCTGCACATTATTTCTTTGAGAAGTTTAAGATACTCTTTACTGGCTCATTTTTGAGCTACCAAACTCGAGAAACAAGCCGCGATTATTTTCTTCGGTGTAGAAATTCAACTGTTGCTTTTAGATTGATTGAGTATGAACTCAGCTTCTTGCATGATCTTATGCACACCAAAATGTCTGTGTTACAGAACATGTTTGGATACATTCTTAGGATTGTTTGTTTCTCCTCTGTTTCGGTTGCATCTGTGTTGTTTCTCTTAACAGATAAACGCGGATATACTGGGTTTGATGTTGGACTTACTGAAGCTTTGCTCTTGGGAACCATTCTCTTTGATGTCATCTCTATAATTATGCTCCTATTTTCTGAATGGGGCATCCTTAGAATCTCATTGGTTAGATATCTTACTCCATCATGTATTTGGAGAAGAAAGAGATGGTCAAGGTCAGTTTTCCAATACAACATGCTCAACTACAGCTCATCGAACTGGTTTACACAACTGGTCTATAAAGTTTCTAGATTTTTGTTGACATTAACAGGATCCGTTGAAAAAATGAGAGCAATGATGTCTTCCTCCTTAGTGACTGTCACCAAAGAAAAGGAAGACTTCATTTTCAACAAGCTTAAGATGTTATCTTCAAAAGTAAAGGATTTAAAAGTTGCTAAAGAAGCTTGTTCACAAAGAGGCCTTTTGGCCCTTTTGCAGCATAGTAGAAGCTATTCTAAACTTGAATGGAGTATTAGAGAATTCCAATATTTGGAGAGCCTTCTTCTATGGCACTTAGCTACTGAGCTTTGCTATCATAATCTTAGTGAGGAAGAGCAGAAGAGAAATGAGTATGTTGGTATTTCTCAGCTTCTCTCAAATTACATGTTTTATCAACTTGTTGTCCAGCCTACTTTGCTATCCCAAGAAATGGGAAATTTCTGCATAGTACTACAAGACACTCAGGCAGAGACAAGAAAGTTTTTTAAGAAACACTCGATTTCAAATCATAAGGAAGCTTGTGAAAAGTTGAGGCTAGTAAAAACGCCATACAGAGCGGCTGTTGTGAAGGGAACCAAGAGCAAATCTCTGTTGTTTGATGCGTGCATTCTCTCGAAAGAGCTTCGAAATCTGGAGGAGCAGCAGTGGGAGTTGATGGCTCAAGTGTGGGTTGAGTTGATGTCTTATGCGGCCATTAATTGCAGCCCGGCCACACATGCGCAGCAGCCTAGTAAAGGCGGGGAGCTTTTGAGTTTTACTTGGTTACTCATGTATCATTTGGGTTTAGGAACACAATTTTCTGACCAGGTACCACATGGTTAA
- the LOC133035526 gene encoding putative disease resistance protein RGA4, which produces MTEIGQGIAKRCRGIPFLITAIGSLLRIKKTKQEWKSFFHEFSMIIETENNALAILQLSYDHLPFALKDCFAYCAIFPKDYEIDVDTLITLWMSQGFIVITESDQDQDNNEQQDLERLGYKYFVDLHGRCFFHEIEQDELGYIKKCRMPNLMHDLAKQIAGKAYATLILKEDSIDDATLVRHVSFDFHLDSSWQISIPSSDLKRIRSLFLPWQYQRAIEGGSSQSICDVIPKFEWLRMLDLHNTGIKKLPDSISELKLLCYLDLSQNGDIKALPKSICGLYFLQTLKLNHCSNLQTLPRGITRLFNLRHLENKSCHCLTQMPRGLSQLSNLRTLSEFGLSKDNPSKPKGKLDELSCLNYLRGEIKIKNLRNPKDDKTAAANMKGKKDVLSLILIWDINSSVNEADCEEALEDLEPHPNLRELSISTYGGSKFSSWLPLLKNLVKLSISRCNRCHCLPRLDQLTNLQVLVVDELMNLEYIMDETSTKTTLFSTLKELRLTNLPKLKGWCKDNSCENATFSCLSRLVVEDCPCLISMPLFPCLEELLVLKNTSWKPFKRTVTTATEEKRALTSQLEVSSSSPSSTLTKSKSRRSPRRTKSLNMKPKSPSFKKVSRPKPVSSTVALDSTLKTPVPAPQNISSTAIVTPLSKLRTLHIIDMPNSDPNMWKSLHSLRSVTLDNVADINDYLKGGLRQVTSLQQLHILRCYNLVEIESWIDDFKTLSKISIKLCPQLRIPHDRIDLITSSNVKVEHCPRVTHIERVLQDQLHMVV; this is translated from the coding sequence ATGACTGAGATTGGACAAGGAATTGCAAAAAGATGCCGCGGAATCCCTTTCCTCATAACAGCAATAGGAAGCTTATTGCGTattaagaaaacaaaacaaGAGTGGAAATCGTTTTTCCATGAGTTTTCAATGATAATAGAGACTGAAAATAATGCTTTGGCAATTCTTCAGTTGAGCTATGATCATTTACCATTTGCTTTGAAAGATTGTTTTGCTTATTGTGCAATTTTCCCAAAAGATTATGAGATTGATGTAGACACACTCATAACTTTGTGGATGTCACAGGGGTTTATTGTTATTACAGAGTCAGATCAAGATCAGGACAATAATGAACAACAAGATCTTGAGAGATTGGGTTATAAGTATTTTGTTGATTTACATGGAAGATGTTTCTTTCATGAAATTGAGCAAGATGAGTTGGGTTACATAAAAAAATGCAGAATGCCTAACTTAATGCATGATCTTGCTAAGCAAATAGCTGGGAAAGCTTATGCTACTTTAATCTTAAAGGAAGATAGCATTGATGATGCAACACTTGTTCGACATGTATCATTTGATTTTCATTTAGATTCATCATGGCAGATTTCAATCCCATCTTCGGACTTGAAAAGGATTCGAAGTCTGTTTTTGCCTTGGCAATATCAGCGGGCAATTGAAGGCGGATCAAGTCAGTCTATTTGTGATGTAATTCCAAAATTCGAGTGGCTTCGAATGTTGGATTTGCATAACACAGGCATCAAGAAATTACCTGATTCTATTAGTGAGTTGAAGCTTTTGTGTTATTTGGATCTGTCTCAAAATGGTGATATCAAGGCATTGCCAAAGTCTATTTGTGGGCTATATTTTCTGCAGACTTTGAAACTCAACCATTGCAGTAATCTTCAAACACTTCCCAGAGGCATTACGAGGTTATTTAATCTGAGACATCTCGAAAACAAGTCATGTCATTGTTTAACTCAGATGCCAAGAGGACTAAGTCAACTATCAAATCTTCGAACATTGTCAGAATTCGGGCTGAGTAAGGACAACCCCTCAAAGCCAAAAGGAAAGCTCGACGAACTAAGTTGTCTAAACTACTTGAGAGGAgagatcaaaataaaaaatttgagaaATCCCAAAGATGATAAGACAGCAGCAGCAAACATGAAAGGGAAAAAAGATGTTTTATCTTTGATTTTGATTTGGGATATTAACTCTTCTGTTAATGAAGCTGATTGTGAAGAAGCACTAGAAGATCTTGAGCCACATCCAAACTTGAGAGAGCTGTCAATATCTACTTATGGTGGTAGCAAGTTTTCGAGTTGGCTTCCATTGCTTAAAAATCTAGTGAAATTATCAATATCGAGATGCAACAGATGCCATTGCCTACCGCGGCTGGATCAGTTGACTAATCTTCAAGTATTGGTAGTAGATGAGTTGATGAATCTGGAATACATTATGGATGAAAcatcaacaaaaacaacattgtTTTCAACCTTGAAAGAGCTGAGGCTTACTAATTTGCCAAAACTAAAGGGATGGTGTAAAGATAATTCATGTGAAAATGCTACATTTAGTTGTCTTTCTAGATTGGTGGTTGAGGATTGTCCTTGTCTCATTTCCATGCCTCTGTTTCCATGTTTAGAAGAATTACTAGTGCTCAAAAACACAAGTTGGAAGCCATTCAAACGAACTGTGACAACAGCAACAGAAGAGAAAAGAGCTCTAACATCTCAATTGGAAgtgtcatcatcatcaccatctaGTACTCTCACCAAGAGCAAGTCGCGGAGAAGCCCTCGCCGAACAAAGTCATTAAATATGAAACCAAAATCACCTTCTTTTAAAAAAGTTTCTCGACCAAAACCAGTTTCTTCCACAGTTGCTCTTGACTCCACATTGAAGACACCAGTTCCAGCTCCACAGAATATTTCATCAACAGCAATAGTCACTCCTCTCTCGAAATTGAGGACACTACATATCATTGACATGCCCAATTCTGATCCAAATATGTGGAAGTCCCTTCACAGCCTCCGCTCTGTGACATTGGATAATGTTGCTGACATAAATGATTATCTTAAAGGAGGGCTTAGACAAGTAACCAGCCTGCAACAACTCCATATTTTGCGCTGTTATAATTTAGTGGAAATCGAAAGTTGGATCGATGACTTCAAAACTCTCAGCAAAATTTCAATCAAATTATGTCCCCAGTTAAGAATACCACATGATAGAATTGATCTCATCACTTCCTCAAATGTGAAGGTTGAGCACTGCCCTCGAGTTACTCACATTGAAAGAGTACTTCAAGATCAGTTACACATGGTAGTTTGA
- the LOC133035527 gene encoding putative disease resistance protein RGA4 has protein sequence MAEGNLVGVVDRIQRLLECLDLKDITEKQRLDEIKKDFSMLRGSFDDAELKKKLYSDKLLLKDSLADVDDLLTKMLALTWRTRHVSAPKKLIMMMKMMMNTTTAFFNSISSKMDNAMQIVRQLQNSSVPEAEAEAEEEQRGNVGGEIIVVGRDHHLAQITEKLLKKDDDDVEDKNLMVIPIVGIGGVGKTIIAMLICDDQRVKSHFDLTIWVSLGVAFDVKAIMKQIISFITHNYPTISDFKELQALVFSEIRRKRFLLVLDDVPPNVDEQSWKVLTSEILSVGTNGSRIIVTTRHTKVAEITGKNQLYHLEE, from the exons ATGGCGGAAGGAAACCTTGTGGGCGTTGTTGATCGGATTCAACGATTGTTGGAGTGTTTAGATTTGAAGGATATTACAGAAAAACAGAGACTTGATGAGATTAAGAAAGATTTCTCAATGCTACGAGGTTCATTTGATGATGCAGAGTTGAAGAAGAAGCTTTATAGTGATAAGTTACTATTAAAAGATTCACTTGCTGATGTTGATGACTTACTCACAAAAATGTTGGCACTCACTTGGAGAACACGCCACGTGTCAGCACCCAAAAAGCTAAtcatgatgatgaagatgatgatgaatacCACCACTGCTTTCTTCAACTCAATCTCTTCCAAAATGGACAACGCCATGCAAATCGTGAGACAGCTACAAAACTCATCGGTTCCAGAGGCAGAGGCAGAGGCAGAGGAAGAGCAGAGAGGAAATGTTGGTGGAGAAATTATAGTTGTGGGAAGGGATCATCACCTAGCACAAATCACAGAAAAGTTGTTGAAGaaggatgatgatgatgttgaaGACAAGAATTTAATGGTGATTCCAATTGTGGGTATTGGAGGAGTAGGCAAAACAATAATTGCTATGCTCATTTGTGATGACCAAAGGGTAAAATCACATTTTGATCTTACAATTTGGGTGTCTCTTGGTGTTGCCTTTGATGTAAAAGCCATTATGAAACAAATTATTTCATTTATAACACATAATTACCCAACTATCTCTGATTTTAAGGAATTGCAAGCTCTTGTTTTTTCAGAAATAAGGCGAAAGCgatttctccttgttcttgatGATGTCCCGCCCAATGTTGATGAACAATCATGGAAG GTGCTAACAAGTGAGATACTATCAGTTGGTACAAATGGAAGTAGAATTATTGTAACTACTCGTCATACAAAGGTTGCAGAGATTACTGGTAAAAACCAACTATATCACTTAGAGGAGTGA
- the LOC115709503 gene encoding uncharacterized protein LOC115709503 yields MSSFINSSVRKLLKVSMLVSLSVQTSLLSLAPIRKWSRSNLIARSVWAFYLLADWIAATIIGQIIKSLGKGDDTENNQGDHYSLWASFLLMHLGGPDTITSLSLEDNELWIRHLFGLILQVLSAVFTLYKRGTKNRLLWPNILVFIVGVIKFGERTWALRLASLDHFGETNSPDPNPGPDYQEAEQVYSTMRTVHVKRTITEMMALESTMSSGVSNYGHTQHISDNNEEQSSQNLQELKLLKVAYAHYETFKGLVVGFLLSSKDRESSRSYFLQKSAIQAFRLVEYELSFMYQVLHTKAVVIHGKIGYSLRVITICLTVSGFLVFHFTGKHGFNKIDTDVTYVLFIGAIVLDTLSAFKLFFSDFVLMGPMGNFISRLFVTKAIMQRKRWSKTVSQKDIISHCLAPKMEFKDLFSYLNKYGEFEVIKRIVYNFSYWKPVDNHLKKLIFDELKDKSKKAINLREAMEACSQRGEAALLQNPSSYIKLKWSIGEFQYAESLLLWHLATELCYYDQANSREEDQSFWQLFAERCCRTCVSLDHKDDDQSSESDYKNICKLISNYMFYLLVTKPVMLAPVKGNWNMVFGDTCADANRFFEKYKLSRHGKVCEKILSVNPKIKSTAVKGKRSKSVFFDACILAQQLQNEESQWKIMSGVWVEMLAYAAINCTPFVHAKQLSKGGELLSFTWLLMNHLGLGTQFAEQDHHAGTKMSRVI; encoded by the coding sequence ATGTCTTCATTCATCAATTCTAGTGTGCGCAAGTTACTGAAGGTGTCCATGTTGGTAAGCCTCTCAGTACAAACTTCACTCTTATCATTGGCACCTATCAGAAAATGGTCAAGAAGCAACCTCATAGCAAGGTCTGTCTGGGCATTTTACTTGTTAGCAGACTGGATTGCTGCTACAATTATTGGACAAATCATCAAGAGCCTTGGCAAAGGCGACGACACCGAAAACAACCAAGGCGATCATTACTCATTGTGGGCATCTTTTCTTTTGATGCATCTTGGTGGCCCTGATACCATTACTTCTCTGTCTTTGGAGGACAATGAGTTGTGGATCAGACACCTCTTTGGCCTCATTTTGCAAGTTCTCTCAGCTGTTTTTACTCTCTACAAGAGAGGAACAAAAAACAGGCTGTTGTGGCCTAATATCTTAGTTTTCATTGTAGGAGTCATCAAGTTTGGAGAGAGAACTTGGGCTTTGCGTCTTGCAAGCTTGGACCACTTTGGAGAGACCAATTCACCAGATCCAAATCCTGGTCCTGATTACCAAGAAGCAGAACAAGTCTACTCAACAATGAGAACTGTCCATGTCAAACGTACCATAACAGAAATGATGGCATTGGAATCAACCATGTCTAGTGGTGTAAGCAATTATGGCCATACTCAACACATTTCAGACAATAATGAAGAACAATCTTCACAAAATCTACAAGAGCTGAAactactcaaagtagcataTGCCCACTATGAAACTTTTAAGGGACTTGTTGTTGGTTTCCTTCTAAGCTCCAAAGATAGAGAGTCAAGTAGAAGTTATTTTCTGCAAAAGAGTGCTATTCAAGCTTTTAGATTGGTTGAGTATGAGCTCAGCTTCATGTACCAAGTTCTCCACACCAAGGCAGTTGTTATTCATGGAAAAATCGGTTACTCCCTTCGCGTCATTACTATTTGCTTAACGGTTTCAGGCTTCTTGGTTTTTCATTTCACTGGAAAGCATGGTTTTAATAAGATAGATACTGATGTTACTTATGTACTATTCATTGGAGCCATTGTCCTTGACACTCTTTCTGCTTTTAAGCTTTTCTTCTCAGATTTTGTCCTCATGGGACCTATGGGAAATTTCATCAGTAGATTATTTGTTACAAAAGCTATAATGCAGAGGAAAAGATGGTCTAAAACAGTTTCTCAAAAGGACATAATTAGTCACTGTCTGGCACCAAAGATGGAATTTAAAGACCTGTTTAGTTATCTAAACAAGTATGGGGAGTTTGAGGTTATCAAAAGGATTGTGTACAATTTTTCTTACTGGAAACCAGTGGATAATCatcttaagaaattaatttttgatgAGCTGAAAGATAAATCCAAGAAGGCAATTAATTTGAGAGAAGCAATGGAGGCATGTTCACAAAGAGGAGAAGCTGCTCTGTTACAGAATCCTTCAAGCTATATCAAACTGAAATGGAGCATAGGTGAGTTCCAATATGCTGAGAGCCTTCTTCTTTGGCACTTAGCTACTGAGCTCTGCTACTATGATCAGGCCAATTCAAGAGAAGAAGATCAATCATTCTGGCAACTCTTTGCTGAACGTTGTTGCCGCACATGTGTTTCTCTAGACCACAAAGATGATGACCAATCAAGTGAAAGTGATTATAAGAATATTTGCAAGCTCATTTCGAATTACATGTTCTATCTTCTAGTCACCAAGCCAGTGATGTTGGCACCAGTTAAGGGAAATTGGAACATGGTTTTTGGAGATACTTGTGCAGATGCCAACAGATTTTTCGAAAAGTACAAGCTTTCGCGCCATGGTAAGGTGTGTGAGAAGATTCTATCTGTGAACCCGAAAATTAAATCGACAGCTGTGAAAGGTAAGAGGAGCAAATCTGTGTTCTTTGATGCATGTATTCTTGCACAACAATTACAGAATGAGGAATCACAGTGGAAGATTATGAGTGGAGTTTGGGTGGAAATGTTGGCATATGCTGCCATTAATTGTACGCCATTTGTTCATGCTAAACAGCTTAGTAAAGGAGGAGAGCTCTTGAGTTTCACATGGCTGCTAATGAACCACTTGGGCTTGGGAACTCAATTTGCCGAGCAAGATCACCATGCTGGAACAAAGATGAGCAGAGTCATTTGA